The region ATGGGGCAAGCAAAGAACGCAAAGAGATTTTTATTATCTGTTTATTCATAACTTTTAGTTTTTAGCTTTTAGTTTTTAACTCTAAGTACTTTAGGCACTCTAGGCACTTTAAGTACTTCTTTTAGTTCTTCAGTCTAATCTAACTTGTCAGAAAGTTCTCCCCAGTTATTCATAGTTTGTTCTAGTTGGTTTTTTAGTGAATCGTAGTGAGTGGTGGTTTTATTGGCTTTTTCAATGTTATCGTAAAAATCAGAAGATTGCATTTTTTTTTCAATTTCTTTGATTTCGTTTTCTATTTTTTCAATTTTCTTTTCCAGATTTTTAATAGAGTTTTTTAGCTTTCTTAACTTCTTTTCTTGATTTTTATCTTCAAGGTATCTTTGCTTGTTTGACTTATTGCTTTTATCCTTTTTGCTATTAAAATTCTTTTTGTTAAAAATATCTCCTGCTTCAAAATCTCGAAATGTTTCAACTTTATGTTTATCCAAAAATTCATTTATTGGACCTATGTGTTCTTTAATTCCTTTATCAGTAAATTCAAAAGTTTTTTCTGTTAAGTTTTGAAGAAAATCCCTGTCGTGAGAAACAATTATTAGTGTTCCGTTGTATTGTAAAAGTGCTTGTTTTAAAATATTTTTTGAACTTATATCAAGATGGTTTGTTGGTTCATCAAGTATTAAAAGATTTATAGGTTTTAAAAGTAGTTTTGCTATGGCAAGCCGTGATTTCTCTCCTCCCGAAAGTACTTTTACTTTTTTATCAATGTCATTTTCTGTAAAAAGAAAAGCTCCTAAAAGACCTCTTGTTTTTGCAATGTTCGACCAATCTCCTGTTGCTTGATTTTGGATTGTGTCAAGTACTGTAATGCTTTCATCAAGAGTATTTTCCTGCACTTGGGCATAATATCCAACTTCCACATTATAACCTGTTTGTAAATGATTGTCAAAATCAATTTCTCCATTTATCATTTTAATAAGTGTAGTTTTTCCTTCACCGTTTTTACCTACAAAAGCAATTCTTTCACCAATGCTTATATGGAATTCAAGATTTTGTAGAATAGTTTTATCTCCATAGCTTTTACTTGCATTTATTGCTTCAACAACTACTTTTCCAGAACGAGGAGCAGTAGGGAATTTTATATTTATTTCCGAATTATTTGATTCGTCAAGTTCTACACGATCAATCTTTTCGAGCTGTTTTATTTTTGATTTTACTTGCTTTGCCTTAGTGTTTTTTGCCCTGAAACGTTCAATAAATCTTTCTTGTTGTTTAATGAATTGTTCTTGATTTTGGGCTGTGGCAATTTGTGAATCAAGCCTTTCCTGACGAGCAATCAGAAATT is a window of Bacteroidota bacterium DNA encoding:
- a CDS encoding ABC-F family ATP-binding cassette domain-containing protein, producing MISVSGLSLQFSSVEIFSNISFNINPKDRIGLIGKNGAGKTSLLNIIAGIQKQESGKVVIPEGQTIGYLPQELKIDSSKTIYETAITAFKEIDEIEDELKEIQNEIAIRKDYQSKSYEKLLNNLNSKLERVNYFDANKRKGNVEKILKGLGFVENDFDRKMSEFSGGWQMRVELSKILLRKPELLLLDEPTNHLDIESIIWIENFLINYGGAVMLVSHDRMFLDNVCNRTIEIINGKIYDYKLTFTKFLIARQERLDSQIATAQNQEQFIKQQERFIERFRAKNTKAKQVKSKIKQLEKIDRVELDESNNSEINIKFPTAPRSGKVVVEAINASKSYGDKTILQNLEFHISIGERIAFVGKNGEGKTTLIKMINGEIDFDNHLQTGYNVEVGYYAQVQENTLDESITVLDTIQNQATGDWSNIAKTRGLLGAFLFTENDIDKKVKVLSGGEKSRLAIAKLLLKPINLLILDEPTNHLDISSKNILKQALLQYNGTLIIVSHDRDFLQNLTEKTFEFTDKGIKEHIGPINEFLDKHKVETFRDFEAGDIFNKKNFNSKKDKSNKSNKQRYLEDKNQEKKLRKLKNSIKNLEKKIEKIENEIKEIEKKMQSSDFYDNIEKANKTTTHYDSLKNQLEQTMNNWGELSDKLD